The sequence AACAGCTGAATCGACTCAAGAAAACAGCTAAAAAAAGCTGAATCTACGGGGAAAAAAGTCGAAAATTTATCCAATAGTACTAGATTTTCAATATCTTCCTTATCGCTCGCATAATATTCTCTCTGTTCTATTTTATTCAGACAGCTGGGCGGTAGCTGGTAATCAAAACAGCATTTGTTTTCTCGGTGCAGCCCAGACCTAAAATTTTAGATAAgttaatttctaatttaaaaatagatataaatataaaccTTATGCTTAATATAGCGTTTAACGTATCAACGCTCATCCTATTTCGGATTTTGGATTTAACCAAATTCACTTGGCTAAAAACCCTCTCCACTTCGGCATTCGACCAAGGCAGTGACAATATTTGAAGAGCAACTAAAGCCAATTCATGAAATCTGCAGTTTCCGCCAGAATCCCGGTATTTGAGTACTTCATTCCAGAACTTAACCGTGTCGTCGACATTTTCCCATTGTACTTGCCTAACTTCATAGTACTGACGTTCAATTTGGTCAATATTGGGAGTATTAAAATACTCCAGGATCGGAGTgatgcttttgtttttgattttcaagaTGTTTTCAACAGAAAAAGCATCAAtctgttttaatatattaaagttGTCCGGCAATCTAAAATTGACAACATTGTATTtataacaattaaataaaaataattaaatatttacctttgCTTCAACTGTTTGACCAGCTCCACTACAAAACCCGTGCAGCATTCTCttagatttttttcttcttcttttatgctCAATGCTTTGATTTCTTTCTCAAAATCATAGCCGAGATATAAATCGGTTTGTACGTGTTTCTCAAATTGATCGTCATTAATAATGTCTATTTCACTATCaggagaaattattttttgttttaatgagcTGATAGCTAATATGAGATCATTTAACAGCTTCGTGGCATTAGTTGAATTGCTTTgaaagcatttatttattttttgcatgtcTTGCAATATTGGTTTCAAAAATAGCAAGTACAAATGTATTTTGTTGTCACAAAACgattcatacaaaattttagcTGTTTTGCATTTTTCCTGCAGAGCAGCTATTCCAAAATGCGTTTTTAGGTCATGCCACTGATCCAAAATTCTTGTAACTGCCATTTCAATGGATAACCATCTGGTGTCACAAACCCTTGGAATTTTCAGGGGAgccttttggtgaaaaatatactaattaattttatttaatattaatca comes from Anastrepha ludens isolate Willacy chromosome 3, idAnaLude1.1, whole genome shotgun sequence and encodes:
- the LOC128856421 gene encoding uncharacterized protein LOC128856421, which produces MQKINKCFQSNSTNATKLLNDLILAISSLKQKIISPDSEIDIINDDQFEKHVQTDLYLGYDFEKEIKALSIKEEEKNLRECCTGFVVELVKQLKQRLPDNFNILKQIDAFSVENILKIKNKSITPILEYFNTPNIDQIERQYYEVRQVQWENVDDTVKFWNEVLKYRDSGGNCRFHELALVALQILSLPWSNAEVERVFSQVNLVKSKIRNRMSVDTLNAILSIRFIFISIFKLEINLSKILGLGCTEKTNAVLITSYRPAV